Within the Pseudomonas putida genome, the region CTGTCGCACCTGCAGAAACAGGGCACCATCAGCGAACAGACCTTCCAGATGCTGGCCATCGCCATTGCAGTAGTGGTGGTCGTGATCAACGGGATTCTGCGGCGCAAGGTCAAGCCCTGACCCTTGCCGGCCGGCCAGCGATGGCCGGCCTTGCGCTCAGCGCGAAGAGGGCTGCTCGAGCACAGCGCGCGCTTGCGGGTTGAGGCTGTAGCACTTGTCGTTGCCCAAGTGGATCACGCCCTCTGCGCACAGTCGCTTGAGCACCTCCCGCACACTGAGAAACGACAGCGGAATATCCAGTTGTTCCAGATGCGCGTGCACCCCGCGCACGCCAATGCTGCGCCCGGCGCGGCCGGCGCTGTGCAGGGCATCGATCACTTTGAGACGAATCAGGCTGGTACGCAGCCCATAGGTGCGCAGCAACTCGCGGATCTGCTCGTTGCCGACACGCTCTTCCCCGCAGGCGTCCTGTCCATTGGCCGCCTCGGCCGGGGTTCGCCCGGGCTGAAGTGAAGGTTGCGGGTTGTACATGTGAATGCTCCTTTTCGTGGACTGTCCCGAAATATGGGTGCCTCACTTACTAGGACGAATGAGCGCGGAGAAACTGCAGCTTTTGCGCAAAAAAAATCGCTGCCTGTGTCATGAAGACGAATCTGATGCGCCTGCTGCGTAAAATTTTCATCTGGGTGTTCGTCTGATTGGGAATGATCCCAGAAGCCCAGGAGTGCCCGTGCTCTCAATTTCAAGACCTATGACCTGCGTTGGCCTTGCGGCCGCGTTGGTTGCCTCAAGCCTCGCCGCGCAGGCGCAAGCGGCCAGTAGCGATGCCAGTGCGCAAATCCGGCGCACCAGTTTCGGCGTGCCGCATATCGTGGCCAAGGATGA harbors:
- a CDS encoding fe2+ zn2+ uptake regulation protein, with the protein product MYNPQPSLQPGRTPAEAANGQDACGEERVGNEQIRELLRTYGLRTSLIRLKVIDALHSAGRAGRSIGVRGVHAHLEQLDIPLSFLSVREVLKRLCAEGVIHLGNDKCYSLNPQARAVLEQPSSR